One window of Meiothermus sp. CFH 77666 genomic DNA carries:
- a CDS encoding phosphodiester glycosidase family protein, with the protein MCLGFASAQAQPLPAHRLGLEVVQENGAITFRKNGLEFTYVEGIGWAPPLDATLPPPQGTLLPAAVLRAVGLVTAPEARVRFSAETSRLRLVLDLPEGDGVQPAPTDLAPYPGRLELSLPYFVPGLEGLRPAGVAVAARYEAQSTLLALQAPPGRLYRYRSFLLDNPRRYVLDVYYLEPEREEAVEPGFRYRELWAWTPEPVRMYWLEAQPGRWRMEPVGRPGERRVLPEMAPGALALLNGGYFDGRTGTPIGLWVRGGVPLSFPFGRSALFWQDDTVFAGLPRFNASVQLADGRTLRVGLNLARARYTVHTLPGPVGRAGEHVHLVQGEQIIATHPAPYELPEGFWALSFPAEEPLARTGETLRLLVGLEPPVSHALEAGPLLIQSGANVFSPNAEPFRDRAPVEALAAQSAVAWTQEGALYFIVTEPMRPEALARTLQALGFWGAIRMDGGGSAQLWVRGQLKNPNGGLLGARPVVSGLALYPKP; encoded by the coding sequence ATGTGTCTTGGATTCGCTTCGGCCCAGGCCCAGCCTCTCCCCGCCCACCGGCTGGGCCTCGAGGTGGTGCAGGAGAATGGGGCCATTACCTTCCGCAAGAATGGCCTCGAGTTCACCTACGTGGAAGGAATTGGCTGGGCCCCACCCCTGGACGCAACCCTGCCCCCGCCGCAGGGGACGCTCTTGCCTGCGGCTGTTCTCCGCGCGGTGGGCCTGGTAACTGCCCCGGAGGCTCGGGTGCGCTTTTCCGCCGAGACCAGCCGGCTGCGCCTGGTGCTGGATCTGCCCGAGGGCGACGGGGTGCAGCCCGCGCCCACCGACCTGGCCCCCTATCCGGGGCGGCTGGAGCTGAGCCTGCCCTACTTTGTGCCGGGCCTCGAGGGGCTACGGCCTGCGGGAGTAGCGGTGGCAGCCCGCTACGAGGCGCAGAGCACCCTGCTGGCGCTCCAGGCCCCGCCGGGCCGCCTTTACCGCTACCGCAGCTTTTTGCTCGATAACCCCCGCCGCTATGTGCTGGACGTGTACTACCTCGAGCCCGAGCGCGAGGAGGCCGTAGAGCCAGGCTTCCGCTACCGCGAGCTGTGGGCCTGGACGCCCGAGCCGGTGCGGATGTACTGGCTCGAGGCCCAGCCGGGCCGCTGGCGCATGGAGCCCGTAGGCCGCCCCGGCGAGCGCCGGGTGCTGCCGGAGATGGCCCCTGGGGCGCTGGCCCTCTTGAACGGGGGCTATTTTGATGGCCGCACCGGCACCCCCATCGGCCTGTGGGTGCGCGGCGGGGTGCCCCTCAGTTTTCCCTTTGGGCGCAGCGCCCTGTTCTGGCAAGACGATACGGTGTTCGCAGGCCTGCCCCGCTTCAATGCCTCGGTGCAGTTGGCCGATGGGCGCACGTTGCGGGTGGGGCTGAACCTGGCCCGGGCCCGCTATACCGTGCACACCCTGCCGGGGCCGGTGGGGCGGGCGGGCGAGCACGTTCACCTGGTGCAGGGCGAGCAGATTATCGCCACCCATCCCGCACCCTACGAACTGCCCGAGGGCTTCTGGGCGCTCAGCTTTCCCGCCGAAGAGCCCCTGGCCCGCACCGGCGAAACCCTGCGGCTGTTGGTGGGCCTCGAGCCCCCCGTGAGCCATGCCCTGGAAGCGGGCCCCCTGCTCATCCAGAGCGGGGCCAACGTCTTTAGCCCCAACGCCGAACCCTTCCGCGACCGCGCCCCGGTGGAGGCGCTGGCCGCACAGTCGGCGGTGGCCTGGACGCAGGAGGGTGCGCTTTACTTCATCGTGACCGAGCCCATGCGCCCCGAGGCACTGGCCCGCACTTTGCAGGCACTGGGCTTCTGGGGGGCCATTCGCATGGATGGCGGCGGCTCGGCCCAGCTATGGGTCAGGGGACAGCTCAAGAACCCCAACGGAGGCCTGCTGGGGGCTCGTCCGGTGGTGAGTGGGCTGGCCCTGTATCCCAAACCCTAG
- a CDS encoding [LysW]-aminoadipate kinase, producing the protein MIVVKVGGSEGINYEAVAKDAAQLWKAGQKLILVHGGSSETNKLAEALGHPPQFLTHPGGMTSRLTDRKTLEIFEMVYCGLVNKRMVELLQREGVNAVGLSGLDGRIFEGKRKDAVKYLENGKIKIHRGDYTGSVEKVNTALLTLLLEAGYMPVLTPPAVSYQGEAINTDGDTAAAMLATAFKAEALLLLSNIPGLLANFPNESSLIREIPAARVNDPQYMSVAQGRMKKKVLGAVEAVQGGVGRVVFGDARIEAPIQAALAGRGTVVH; encoded by the coding sequence ATGATTGTGGTAAAAGTAGGGGGTTCGGAAGGCATCAACTACGAGGCCGTAGCCAAGGACGCAGCTCAGCTCTGGAAAGCAGGCCAGAAGCTGATTCTTGTCCACGGCGGTAGCAGCGAGACCAATAAACTGGCCGAGGCCCTCGGCCACCCGCCGCAGTTCCTCACCCACCCGGGTGGCATGACCAGCCGCCTCACCGACCGCAAGACCCTGGAAATCTTCGAGATGGTTTACTGCGGCCTGGTGAACAAGCGCATGGTAGAGCTGTTGCAGCGGGAGGGCGTGAACGCGGTGGGCCTGAGCGGGCTGGATGGGCGCATCTTCGAGGGCAAGCGCAAGGATGCGGTCAAGTACCTCGAGAACGGCAAAATCAAGATTCACCGGGGCGACTACACGGGTTCGGTGGAAAAGGTGAACACCGCTTTGCTGACCCTGCTCCTGGAGGCCGGGTATATGCCGGTGCTCACGCCGCCGGCGGTCTCCTACCAGGGCGAGGCCATCAACACCGACGGCGACACCGCGGCGGCCATGCTGGCGACGGCCTTCAAAGCCGAAGCCTTGCTGCTTTTGTCCAACATTCCGGGCCTGCTGGCCAACTTCCCGAATGAGTCGAGCCTGATCCGCGAAATTCCGGCGGCCCGGGTGAACGACCCGCAGTACATGAGCGTGGCCCAGGGGCGCATGAAGAAAAAGGTGCTGGGTGCGGTGGAAGCGGTGCAGGGAGGGGTGGGCCGGGTGGTCTTTGGCGATGCCCGCATCGAGGCGCCCATCCAGGCGGCTTTAGCGGGGCGGGGCACGGTGGTGCATTAG
- a CDS encoding GNAT family N-acetyltransferase — protein MEWQKGEYTISTAFARLDLALMHHHLSHEAYWSPGISLEVVARAFQNSLAFGIYRGEEQVGWARLVTDRATFAYLADVYILEAHRGAGLGKWLMEVILAHPELQGLRRWMLATRDTHSLYARFGFRPLAAPERFMERHFPDVYKKSV, from the coding sequence GTGGAGTGGCAAAAAGGCGAGTACACCATCAGCACCGCTTTTGCCAGGCTTGATCTGGCCCTAATGCATCACCATCTTTCCCACGAGGCGTACTGGTCGCCGGGGATTTCCTTGGAAGTGGTAGCCAGAGCCTTCCAGAACTCGCTGGCTTTTGGAATCTACCGGGGCGAGGAACAGGTAGGCTGGGCGCGGCTGGTTACCGACCGGGCCACCTTTGCCTATCTGGCCGATGTGTACATTCTGGAAGCCCACCGGGGAGCTGGGCTGGGTAAGTGGCTGATGGAAGTGATCCTGGCCCACCCCGAACTCCAGGGCTTGCGACGCTGGATGCTGGCTACCCGCGACACCCACAGCCTGTATGCCCGCTTTGGCTTCCGTCCCCTGGCGGCCCCCGAGCGCTTCATGGAGCGGCATTTTCCCGATGTGTACAAAAAATCTGTATGA
- the yjjX gene encoding inosine/xanthosine triphosphatase, which yields MIIVGSTNPAKLEPARLVFAEVFPGVAVRGVEVESGVSAQPVGYDETLMGAQNRAQAALAFPGAALGVGLEAGVELNLEGVWLFNVAVILRADGRRGVSRGGSVLLPPIVAERVRKGEELGLVMDDLMGQKDTKKGSGAVGILTLSRIERVEFWRHTIELALPPFLRPELYPLE from the coding sequence ATGATCATCGTTGGAAGTACCAACCCCGCCAAGCTAGAGCCGGCCCGCCTGGTCTTTGCCGAAGTCTTTCCGGGGGTAGCGGTGCGGGGGGTTGAGGTCGAGAGCGGGGTGTCGGCCCAGCCTGTTGGCTATGACGAAACCTTGATGGGCGCACAAAACCGAGCACAAGCGGCCCTGGCCTTTCCTGGGGCAGCACTGGGGGTAGGTCTCGAGGCCGGTGTGGAGCTGAACCTCGAGGGTGTGTGGCTATTTAACGTGGCGGTTATCTTACGGGCCGATGGTCGAAGGGGTGTCTCGCGAGGCGGCTCGGTGCTCTTGCCCCCCATCGTGGCGGAACGGGTGCGAAAGGGTGAGGAACTGGGCCTGGTGATGGACGACCTGATGGGCCAGAAGGATACCAAAAAGGGCAGCGGGGCAGTTGGCATCCTGACCCTTTCCCGCATCGAGCGGGTGGAGTTCTGGCGGCACACTATAGAGCTGGCCCTGCCCCCTTTCTTGCGCCCGGAACTCTATCCGCTAGAGTAG
- the argC gene encoding N-acetyl-gamma-glutamyl-phosphate reductase, whose protein sequence is MSEKKTVSIVGGSGYAGGEFLRLALGHPNLEVKQVTSRRYLGDPVNLVHPNLRGRTNLKFTDPAQLEPCDILVLSMPHGVAAKELEKYQGLAPIILDLSADFRLKNPDLYKKYYGEDHPRPDLLNQWVYGNPELYREALQTANHIACCGCNATATILGLYPLVKEGLLAAGPIFATVMISTSAAGAEPSLASHHPERSGSIRAYKPTGHRHTAEIRENLPGQPEVHLTAVATDRVRGILMTAQTFLRAGLTEKDVWSAYRKVYGAEPFIRLVKLKKGIHRYPDPNVVEGTNYCDVGFELEEDTGRLVVISAIDNLVKGTAGHAIQSLNVRMGWPETLGLEFPGLHP, encoded by the coding sequence ATGAGCGAGAAGAAGACCGTTTCGATTGTGGGGGGCTCGGGCTACGCGGGCGGGGAGTTTCTGCGGCTGGCCCTGGGGCACCCTAACCTCGAGGTAAAGCAAGTAACCAGCCGCCGCTACCTTGGCGACCCCGTGAACCTGGTACACCCCAATCTGCGGGGCCGCACCAACCTGAAGTTTACGGATCCCGCCCAACTCGAGCCCTGCGATATCCTGGTGCTTTCCATGCCCCACGGCGTGGCCGCCAAGGAGCTCGAGAAGTACCAGGGCCTGGCCCCCATCATCCTCGACCTCTCAGCGGACTTCCGCCTGAAAAACCCGGATCTGTACAAAAAATACTACGGCGAAGACCACCCCCGCCCCGACCTGCTGAACCAGTGGGTCTACGGCAACCCCGAACTCTACCGCGAGGCGCTCCAAACCGCCAACCATATCGCCTGCTGCGGCTGCAACGCCACCGCCACCATTCTGGGCCTCTACCCGCTCGTTAAGGAGGGTCTGCTGGCGGCGGGGCCCATTTTTGCCACCGTGATGATTTCCACCAGTGCGGCGGGGGCCGAACCCAGCCTGGCCTCGCACCACCCCGAGCGCTCGGGCAGCATCCGGGCCTACAAGCCCACCGGGCACCGCCACACCGCGGAAATTCGCGAGAACCTGCCGGGCCAGCCCGAAGTCCACCTCACCGCCGTGGCCACCGACCGGGTGCGCGGCATCCTGATGACCGCCCAGACCTTTTTGCGTGCGGGCCTCACCGAGAAGGACGTGTGGAGCGCCTACCGCAAGGTCTACGGTGCGGAGCCCTTCATTCGCCTGGTGAAGCTCAAGAAGGGCATCCACCGCTACCCCGACCCCAACGTGGTGGAGGGCACCAACTACTGCGATGTAGGCTTCGAGCTGGAAGAGGACACCGGGCGGCTGGTGGTTATCTCGGCCATTGACAACCTGGTCAAGGGCACGGCGGGGCACGCCATCCAGAGCCTGAACGTGCGGATGGGCTGGCCGGAGACCCTGGGCCTCGAGTTCCCCGGTCTTCACCCCTAA
- a CDS encoding DUF99 family protein: MKTGGFSHVIGFDDFPFERHHRGDVRVVGVVYNGLRLEGVLSGQIRRDGRNSTRILTRLIQHSKFYPSLQLVLLQGIALGGFNVVDIRALSQNLGLPVLVVSRRKPNLAAIEAALRKVRGGKQKWALIQKAGAIEHVAGVYVQRAGLTLGQAEQVILRLAVHSHIPEPLRAAHLIAGGIATGQSRARP, translated from the coding sequence ATGAAAACCGGCGGATTCTCCCACGTGATCGGCTTTGACGACTTTCCCTTCGAGCGGCATCACCGGGGCGACGTGCGGGTGGTGGGGGTGGTGTACAACGGGCTGCGGCTGGAAGGGGTGTTGAGCGGCCAGATTCGGCGCGACGGGCGCAACAGCACCCGCATTCTGACCAGGCTCATCCAGCACTCCAAGTTCTACCCCAGCCTGCAACTGGTGCTGCTGCAAGGCATTGCCCTGGGCGGGTTCAACGTGGTGGACATCCGAGCACTTTCGCAAAACCTGGGCCTGCCGGTGCTGGTGGTCTCGAGGCGCAAACCCAATCTTGCAGCCATTGAAGCCGCCCTCCGCAAGGTGCGCGGTGGCAAGCAGAAATGGGCGCTGATTCAGAAAGCCGGGGCCATCGAGCATGTGGCTGGCGTCTACGTGCAACGTGCCGGGCTGACCCTGGGGCAGGCCGAGCAGGTCATCCTGCGCCTGGCGGTACACTCCCACATTCCCGAGCCCCTGCGGGCGGCTCATCTGATTGCAGGTGGCATCGCCACCGGGCAGAGCCGGGCGCGGCCCTGA
- the lysX gene encoding lysine biosynthesis protein LysX produces MLAILYDRIRPDEEMLFKAAEGLGIPFKKIYAKQLPMKLGARPPELEGVTCAVERLVSQSKGLAVSRYLKSLGIPVVNAPEVIEVCGDKWATSCALEAHEVPQPKTALATEAEEALKLIEEMGYPVVMKPVVGSWGRLLSLIRDRDAAETVLEHKEVLGGYQHQLYYVQELVEKGGRDIRAFVVGDTCIGAIYRTSAHWITNTARGGKASNCPVTPELADLAVRAAKAVGGGVVAIDLFESPRGLLVNEVNHTMEFKNSVSTTGVDIPRKILEYAWSLRLQ; encoded by the coding sequence ATGCTAGCGATTCTCTACGACCGCATCCGCCCCGACGAGGAGATGCTCTTCAAGGCCGCCGAGGGGCTGGGCATTCCTTTCAAGAAAATCTACGCCAAGCAACTGCCCATGAAGCTGGGGGCGCGGCCCCCGGAGCTCGAGGGCGTTACCTGCGCGGTGGAGCGCCTGGTCTCGCAGAGCAAGGGGCTGGCGGTCTCGCGCTACCTCAAGAGCCTGGGGATTCCGGTGGTGAACGCGCCGGAGGTCATCGAGGTCTGCGGCGACAAGTGGGCCACGAGTTGCGCCCTCGAGGCCCATGAGGTGCCCCAGCCCAAAACCGCCCTGGCCACCGAGGCCGAGGAGGCCCTGAAGCTCATCGAAGAGATGGGCTACCCGGTGGTGATGAAGCCGGTGGTGGGCAGCTGGGGCCGCCTGCTCTCGCTCATCCGCGACCGCGACGCTGCCGAAACGGTGCTGGAGCACAAGGAAGTGCTGGGGGGCTACCAGCACCAGCTCTACTACGTGCAGGAGCTGGTAGAGAAAGGGGGCCGCGACATCCGGGCCTTTGTAGTGGGCGACACCTGCATCGGGGCCATCTACCGCACCTCGGCCCACTGGATTACCAACACCGCCCGTGGCGGCAAGGCCTCGAACTGCCCCGTCACGCCCGAGCTGGCCGACCTGGCCGTGCGTGCGGCCAAAGCCGTGGGGGGTGGGGTGGTGGCCATTGACCTGTTCGAGTCGCCCAGGGGTTTGTTGGTCAACGAGGTCAACCACACCATGGAGTTCAAGAACTCGGTCAGCACGACTGGCGTGGATATTCCCCGCAAGATTCTGGAATACGCTTGGAGCCTGCGGCTTCAGTAG
- the lysW gene encoding lysine biosynthesis protein LysW — protein sequence MTAECVECGSPIELENPELGELVVCDTCGAELEVVGLDPLKLQAAPEEAEDWGE from the coding sequence ATGACAGCCGAATGTGTGGAGTGTGGAAGCCCGATTGAACTGGAGAACCCCGAGCTGGGGGAGCTGGTGGTCTGCGATACCTGCGGGGCCGAACTCGAGGTAGTGGGTCTGGATCCCCTCAAGCTACAAGCCGCCCCCGAAGAGGCCGAGGACTGGGGCGAGTAG
- a CDS encoding paraquat-inducible protein A, protein MEDLEVICPVCSEPNYLPAEDLEELTPDDYFECESCGAFLQVLSTDPLEVVVIEDGEEGLFVDCPECGLTFEVGEDEEEAVCPECGHRFAPDWSELDEDEEDAERY, encoded by the coding sequence ATGGAAGACCTGGAAGTGATCTGCCCGGTATGCAGCGAGCCCAACTACCTCCCTGCCGAAGACCTGGAGGAGCTGACCCCCGACGACTACTTTGAGTGCGAGTCCTGCGGGGCCTTTTTGCAGGTGCTCTCCACCGACCCCCTGGAAGTGGTGGTCATCGAAGACGGCGAAGAGGGGCTTTTTGTGGACTGCCCCGAGTGCGGCCTGACCTTTGAGGTGGGGGAAGATGAGGAAGAGGCGGTCTGCCCGGAGTGTGGGCATCGCTTCGCGCCCGACTGGTCGGAGCTGGACGAGGACGAAGAAGACGCCGAACGATACTAG
- a CDS encoding homoaconitate hydratase (catalyzes the formation of homoisocitrate from cis-homoaconitate), protein MPRVWKFGDSINTDDILPGKYAPFMVGEDRFHTYAFAHFRPDFAPNYRPGDILVCGKNTGLGSSREYAPEALRKLGLKAIVAKSYARIFYRNLVNLGIMPFEAPEVVDALQDGDLVELDFEQGLLRRGTETFRLRPPPTFLLEALKEGSILEYYRKYGRFPGESAEG, encoded by the coding sequence ATGCCCAGGGTCTGGAAGTTTGGCGACTCCATCAACACCGACGACATCCTCCCCGGAAAGTACGCGCCCTTCATGGTGGGGGAGGACAGGTTTCACACCTATGCCTTTGCGCACTTTCGCCCCGATTTTGCACCGAACTACCGACCCGGCGACATCCTGGTTTGCGGCAAAAATACCGGCCTGGGCTCTTCCCGCGAGTACGCCCCGGAAGCCTTGCGCAAACTGGGTCTGAAGGCCATTGTGGCCAAGAGCTATGCCCGCATCTTTTACCGCAACCTGGTCAACCTGGGCATCATGCCCTTCGAGGCCCCGGAGGTGGTGGACGCCCTTCAGGATGGCGACCTGGTAGAGCTCGATTTTGAGCAGGGCCTGCTGAGGCGCGGAACCGAGACCTTCCGCCTGAGGCCGCCGCCCACTTTTTTGCTGGAAGCCCTGAAGGAAGGGAGCATTCTGGAGTACTACCGCAAGTACGGGCGGTTTCCCGGCGAAAGCGCCGAAGGGTAG
- a CDS encoding DinB family protein — MTGVATAYTTLGRFLDHWDGVRMVTLKLLGCFSEADLRRTLWPGSRTVGEMFHHIGAHQFYACRGLFLGQWEPKGTLEESPDADWDLHKHLTVYKTETLHHWLERVQQQTRTWAQEAVESRLTDFATDNPWHEGMRGWLLLQHAYQDEVHHRGQLYALARQLGYLPPDVFAVDHPDYWNERKWK, encoded by the coding sequence ATGACCGGCGTAGCAACTGCTTACACCACCCTGGGGCGCTTCCTCGACCACTGGGACGGGGTGCGGATGGTCACACTGAAGCTGCTCGGCTGCTTCTCGGAAGCGGATTTGCGGCGCACCCTGTGGCCGGGCTCGAGGACGGTAGGCGAGATGTTCCACCACATCGGAGCGCACCAGTTCTATGCCTGCCGGGGGCTCTTTCTGGGCCAGTGGGAGCCCAAAGGAACCCTGGAAGAGAGCCCCGACGCCGACTGGGACTTGCACAAGCACCTTACCGTTTACAAGACCGAAACACTCCATCACTGGTTGGAAAGGGTTCAGCAGCAAACGCGAACCTGGGCCCAGGAAGCGGTGGAATCTCGCCTGACCGACTTCGCTACCGATAACCCCTGGCACGAAGGGATGCGCGGCTGGCTGCTCTTGCAGCACGCCTATCAGGACGAGGTACACCACCGGGGACAGCTATACGCCCTGGCCCGTCAGCTTGGCTACCTGCCGCCCGATGTGTTTGCGGTAGACCACCCCGATTACTGGAACGAAAGGAAGTGGAAATAA
- a CDS encoding 3-isopropylmalate dehydratase large subunit — translation MGLTLAEKILSKRTGREVRAGELVVVEVDQVMVVDSIAGSFFKRLEQLQATPRFPEKVSIVIDHVAPAANVEVARAQKEIREWGNRHGCRVFDVGRGICHQVLIEERLALPGGIVLGSDSHSTTYGGIACFGSGMGATDIALAAASGRTWLRVPETVKVTFRGSLAPGTTAKDAALEMIRVLTADGATYMSIEMHLVDGAESLTRSQRLTLANLTVEAGAKCGLVVPSGEILELYEVPDWLYPDKGAVYAKEVEIDLASLTPRVSVPFYVDNVEEVTQVKGKKVDQVFVGTCTNGRLDDLHEVAAILKGRKVAPGVRMLVIPASSEVLEAATADGTLLTLLQAGATLGTPGCGPCMGRHQGVLAPGEVCVSTSNRNFKGRMGAADAEIYLASPRVAAATAIAGYITTPEELLGG, via the coding sequence ATGGGCCTGACTTTAGCTGAAAAAATCCTTTCCAAACGGACGGGCCGCGAGGTACGGGCGGGCGAACTGGTGGTGGTGGAGGTGGACCAGGTGATGGTGGTGGACTCCATCGCCGGGAGCTTCTTCAAGCGGCTGGAGCAGCTCCAGGCCACCCCGCGCTTCCCCGAGAAGGTCTCGATTGTAATAGACCACGTGGCCCCGGCGGCCAATGTGGAGGTGGCCAGGGCCCAGAAGGAAATCCGCGAATGGGGCAACCGCCACGGCTGCCGGGTGTTTGATGTGGGGCGGGGTATCTGCCACCAGGTTTTGATTGAAGAGCGGCTGGCCCTGCCGGGGGGCATTGTGCTGGGCTCGGACTCGCACTCCACCACCTACGGCGGGATTGCCTGCTTTGGGAGCGGGATGGGGGCCACCGACATCGCCCTGGCGGCGGCTTCGGGGCGCACCTGGCTGCGGGTGCCCGAGACGGTCAAGGTGACCTTCCGGGGTTCGCTGGCCCCCGGCACCACGGCCAAGGACGCGGCCCTCGAGATGATCCGCGTCCTCACCGCCGACGGGGCTACCTACATGAGCATCGAGATGCACCTGGTGGACGGGGCCGAATCCCTAACCCGCAGCCAGCGCCTGACCCTGGCCAACCTGACCGTGGAGGCCGGGGCCAAGTGCGGGCTGGTGGTGCCCAGTGGCGAGATTTTAGAACTCTACGAGGTGCCCGACTGGCTCTACCCCGATAAGGGAGCGGTCTACGCTAAGGAAGTCGAAATTGACCTCGCGAGCCTCACCCCCCGGGTCTCGGTGCCCTTCTACGTGGACAACGTGGAAGAGGTGACGCAAGTAAAGGGCAAGAAGGTAGACCAGGTGTTTGTGGGCACCTGCACCAACGGGCGGCTCGATGACCTGCACGAGGTCGCCGCCATCCTTAAGGGCCGCAAGGTGGCGCCGGGGGTGCGGATGCTGGTGATCCCGGCCTCGTCGGAGGTGCTCGAGGCGGCCACCGCCGACGGCACCCTGCTGACCCTGCTGCAAGCGGGCGCAACCCTGGGCACCCCCGGCTGCGGGCCCTGCATGGGGCGGCACCAGGGGGTGCTGGCTCCCGGCGAGGTGTGCGTGAGCACCTCCAACCGCAACTTCAAAGGGCGCATGGGTGCGGCGGATGCCGAAATCTATCTGGCTTCGCCCCGGGTGGCGGCGGCCACGGCCATCGCGGGGTACATCACTACCCCGGAGGAACTGCTGGGGGGTTAG
- a CDS encoding type II toxin-antitoxin system HicB family antitoxin, whose amino-acid sequence MKLRYRVEVFEDPEEPGVWLARVPSVAGVFSDGDSREEALANVQEALEGMLEAMRQWGEPIPPSDFEDFVELEIPEPHAA is encoded by the coding sequence ATGAAACTGCGCTACCGCGTCGAAGTCTTCGAAGACCCCGAAGAACCTGGGGTCTGGCTGGCCCGGGTGCCATCGGTCGCGGGTGTCTTTTCGGACGGAGATAGCCGCGAAGAAGCGCTGGCGAATGTGCAGGAGGCTCTGGAAGGGATGCTCGAGGCCATGCGCCAGTGGGGCGAGCCCATTCCACCCAGCGACTTTGAGGACTTTGTAGAGCTCGAGATTCCCGAACCCCATGCCGCCTAA
- a CDS encoding type II toxin-antitoxin system HicA family toxin, translating to MPPKPDEVVRKLKRLGFEEAEAKGSHRFFRHPDGRRTVVAFHRKELKKGTWKAILKQIGLTEEEFNQL from the coding sequence ATGCCGCCTAAACCCGATGAGGTGGTTCGTAAACTCAAACGCCTGGGGTTCGAAGAGGCTGAAGCCAAGGGCAGCCACCGGTTTTTTCGACATCCAGACGGCAGAAGAACGGTGGTCGCCTTTCACCGAAAAGAGCTCAAAAAAGGCACCTGGAAAGCCATTCTGAAGCAAATCGGCTTGACTGAGGAAGAGTTCAACCAGCTTTAG
- a CDS encoding LeuA family protein: protein MPEPTHSRIEIVDTTFRDGQQSPLLFDTEKYRFTLEEKKQLLAGLIELGVTHFEFFSPVVGEAEAEDVRELIAYAQTLTQKPLYFLGHCRTNPLDIEKALEAGCNGLNLYLGVSPLAQQHNAQKSLEESVALAREVIRATRKAHPDLYIRFSAEDAFRTPLEDVFYLYDAVYPYVNTLGMPDTVGIAEPEDVTAVVAQLRQRYPNARLECHFHNDRGLALANVNAAVRAGVRYVDASIWGLAERSGIPSVTGVLFNLSKRYPEIAAQYNLSQCYPLNVLMASILGTLVPYTEPVSLTNRTHTAGVHQKAVLNEKKVYEAHNLHDFGVDKNQLLLGPLSGWHLIYYYLKEVENFVISKEQARLIAQEFKARTAEIGRSKKPEELLLEVAEAHGLSRHTLPEEVPTARLENLD, encoded by the coding sequence ATGCCAGAGCCTACCCACTCCCGTATCGAAATCGTGGACACCACCTTCCGCGATGGTCAGCAGTCACCCCTTTTGTTCGACACCGAGAAGTACCGCTTTACCCTCGAGGAGAAAAAGCAACTGCTGGCCGGCCTGATTGAGCTGGGCGTGACGCACTTCGAGTTCTTCTCGCCGGTGGTGGGGGAGGCCGAGGCGGAGGACGTGCGCGAGCTCATCGCCTACGCCCAAACCCTCACCCAAAAGCCGCTATACTTCCTGGGTCACTGCCGCACCAATCCGCTGGACATCGAAAAAGCGCTGGAGGCCGGTTGCAACGGGCTGAACCTGTACCTGGGTGTTTCGCCCCTGGCCCAGCAGCACAACGCGCAGAAAAGCCTGGAAGAATCGGTGGCACTGGCCCGGGAGGTGATCCGGGCCACCCGAAAGGCCCACCCCGACCTGTACATTCGCTTTAGCGCCGAGGATGCTTTTCGCACCCCGCTCGAGGACGTTTTTTACCTTTACGATGCGGTGTACCCCTACGTGAACACCCTGGGCATGCCCGACACGGTGGGCATCGCCGAGCCCGAGGATGTGACGGCGGTGGTGGCTCAGTTGCGCCAGCGCTATCCCAACGCCCGGCTGGAGTGCCACTTCCACAACGACCGGGGCCTGGCCTTAGCGAATGTGAATGCCGCCGTGCGGGCTGGGGTGCGCTACGTGGATGCCTCCATCTGGGGTTTAGCCGAGCGCTCCGGGATTCCTTCGGTCACGGGGGTGCTGTTCAACCTGTCCAAGCGCTACCCCGAAATTGCCGCGCAGTACAACCTGAGCCAGTGCTACCCCCTGAACGTGCTGATGGCCTCCATCCTGGGCACCCTGGTGCCCTACACCGAGCCCGTTTCCCTGACCAACCGCACCCATACCGCTGGAGTACACCAGAAGGCTGTGCTGAACGAGAAAAAGGTCTACGAGGCCCACAACCTGCACGACTTTGGGGTGGACAAAAACCAGCTTCTCTTGGGCCCGCTTTCAGGCTGGCATCTGATCTACTACTACTTGAAGGAAGTGGAGAACTTTGTAATCAGCAAGGAACAGGCCAGGCTGATTGCCCAGGAGTTCAAAGCCCGCACTGCCGAGATTGGCCGCAGCAAGAAGCCCGAAGAACTGTTGCTCGAGGTTGCCGAGGCCCACGGCCTTTCCCGCCATACCCTGCCCGAGGAAGTGCCCACCGCCCGGTTGGAGAACCTGGACTAA